Genomic segment of Populus trichocarpa isolate Nisqually-1 chromosome 12, P.trichocarpa_v4.1, whole genome shotgun sequence:
gatcgggtcacgggtcagatgggttgacccgggtcaacaaaaaaaaaaaattaaaacaaattatctcaACATTAATTggattataatttcatccttttcaataattcctatatattaaaagtgaagataaacactatataattagaaaaattgcAGTGAACAATATGGCATATCTTGAACCTATACCATATTTATTCACTAATTAAACATTTAGTTACGtggattaataattaatatgactAGTCTGCATTGAAGAAATCAGTGGGGGATTCATATTAAGACTACCATTGTTTTTTGGCTTGGCATGGCATGGTGCCGTGTTCTTTTGAAAatccttttttaaaactttagttAGAGGTAAGTGTGGCAGAGTTTGGTCAGAAATGAGATTAAAGATCCCTGTGACCTCATCACTGAGTCTGCTACTGTTCTTCACTTCTTTGTACTGATACACAAAGCGCCCAAAAACACCAACCCAGAGGGAATCATTCAATCAAGGTTCCAGCCTTCAACTTGACTCCTCCCGCTCCTCCCGCTCCtcccccctccctccctctctaaCCTCTTCTTAAGTCTTTGtatgtctctctctctcattcggTTCTTTTAACTTGTTTATAAGTTAGAACCGTCGGCTGTAGTTCAAAAGTGGTGAGACTCTCTCTGATGCTTTGAGAGATTAGCCAACACATCATCACACCTTTCGAAAGTGACTTCCACTTTTTTCAATGTTCTATCTCTCTCGCTTCACTCAAACGAAAACACCATCTTTCCCTCAATACTCCCATCTTCCAGCCTAATCAAAAAAATTGGtcgggtctcacccgggtttgaccggATGGACCGGATCCCGGGTCGACTCTCCGGGTAGATCAGGTTTCGCCGGGCCAATTCCCGAACGGGTTTTTGCCTtcacccggaccggtcccaggcccgggtcggccggatCCCGAGTCGACCAGCCGGGCCgatccgggttttaaaacactgCTTTGCACGAAGCAaccaattttgattcttatCGCATCATCCTATGAACCAGAAATTAATGGTCCAAAACAGCGGTCCCACCTATAGTATGATAAGATCAGCAATCATCAAATACCATCCCCACCATTTCCTGGGCCCACCCCACCATCCacatgatctctctctctcttacatcaatcattttttttgacatgatatttcTATACTAATGGCCTCAAAACTTGCCTTTCTCCTCTGGTTAACTGATCTTGACATGTTTTGGCCACACGCCTTTTGCTAATGTTGTCTTTTTTGATCCTTCCACTATACATTCTATCTTAATTTGATCCTTGTCCTATTTGCTAATGTTGACCAATGCTAAAACCACTACTATAAAAATTCTATTGACTAGTTGAAAAGAAACATTCCTTCCTGCTTAAGGAATCTTGAATGGGTCTAAACTCCATATGAATGGCTGTTCTTTTAGCAAATTTTCATTCCAATGTAATGTTTgatgatttataaataaattattgtctATTCCTTGATTTATGAATGTGATTATAATTTAGTCTTTCATGTTCAAAAATCTACCACTAAGTATGTGTTTGATAATACGGTGCAgagaactttttaaaatattctttaattaaaaatacattaaaataacatgtttttttaaaaaaagacatcgacatattaaaaacattgaaaaccatataaaaatatcaatttgatgcttttaCAGCTACCACTAAACGAGCTAAAAAGAAAGTTCTAATTAGCATTATAGGCCTCGTGTTGGACtacaaagttttatttgtttattcttattaattttaatataaaatggtATAGTATTGTAAAAGTGATATTTGTCCCCGAGGGTATAAAAGTCTTCCTAAATATTTGGCACAATCTCatgtttgataaatttcaaatcattgataatttagatttgaaaaatCAACTTTTGATGTCAACATCATGATCATTTTGTTCAATAGATGAGATTAATTCTTCAGTTTCAAGTATCATCTTCCTATATTCCTAGGAGTATAAAAGTCTTCTAAAGGCTTACATGTTTCCATcaccattaatattttataacagATATTTATCACTTATTAATATCGTAcaagagatatttttttctcatttaatgtTACGTaagaattatttatcttttattattgatataaGAAGAAAATGACTTTTCAGGCCATTCACTCCAGCAAAATGACAAGGTTCAGGAGCTATAAATACTCATTAAATCATCAAGGTAAAAGGTTTACAATCTTCATTATTTACtgtatacatattttttaattatttgtttacatAATCtaatagttaaattattttttatttaaaatagaataagaaaaaatgaaaaatcaaagtatataaattgaaagattgataagcaagaaaagtattttttttaaaaaaagtactaTTGAAATAAGCATGGTTAAAATTGGTCACaactatttaattacttttaatattaaaaggattggttaatttgataaaaattagcaatccctaaaacactatttaatcCATTTAGGAAATCAATATCGTCGTGTTTCTATTCTTAAAACATGTTAGTACGGTGGagattgcttttaaaaatatttttttatttgaaaatatatcaaaataatatttttatgttttttagatttacttttgaaaaaaattaatatttttatatttttaatatatttttatattattttgatgtattggaGTAAATAACGCTCAGTTAACGCTGGACTAGCTACAAAGAAAgttctaattaaataattcaacCCTCAGTTCCATATTCAGCACCACAAGAAGATCAGACAATATCTATATATCCAAGTTCCGAAGACTTTTCTGGACCATTGCCTATTGCTTTCTGACCTTGATATAAAATTGACACTTCACGAGGGTCCCAATTTTACTGCATGATCGGTTAGTACACTACAACAGCTAAGCACTGCACTCCTTCAGATTTTTCTTCGTtctaacacaaaaaacaaaacgaagGTGGATGTTGTATGTAACCGCAGATTTATCCAGCAAAAATCTGTACCAAGGGTTGCATTGTTGTCTTTTGTTGGCATGGAACTTCAAAAAGTATGATCCATAAGACTGTATCTATTAGCACATATTCATTGCTATTTTCTAAGCTATGaaatgctgcttcttcttctggGAAACATATAAATTGCTTAACCCTTCAAGTAAACAGTCACGTATTCTTGTTAATAATAGCAAGAATAATCTATTAGTACATGCGAAGGGGGGTCCAGTTAGCAATTGAATAATTCAACCCTCAGTTCCATACTCAGCACCATGTGAAGACTTTTCTGGACCATTGCCTATTGCTTTCTGACCTTGATATAAAATTGACACTTCACGAGGGTCCCAATTTTACTGCATGATCGGTTAGTACACTACAACAGCTAAGCACTGCACTCCTTCAGATTTTTCTTCGTTCTAACACAAAAATCTCAtagtttagattattttttatttaaatagaaaaaaggaaaaatcaaagtatatatcaattgaaagaaagaaatttttttttaatgcttctCCCAGTGACTTTGATTTCGTCAGTATACAATCTAAGACTGTAGCGTTTGTCTATATATACTACTAATAATGCCTTTCTTTACTTCTCATCTTAAATTCCCAGTTATACTTTGAATCCTGTAAGGCCAGCCAACATGGGGTTTACACCACCGTGCCTCTCtcaatctctctttttcattctgtttctcttccatttccacTCAACAATTTCATCTCCACTCTCCTCGAATTAccaatctctttctctccttcaatTCAAACAATCCTTCTCCATTGATAGTTCTGCTTCATCAGAGTACTGTCAATATCCCTTGCCAAAAACAGAGTCATGGAAAGAGGGTACAGACTGCTGCTTGTGGGATGGGGTCACTTGTGACCTGAAAACCGGGCATGTCACTGGACTGGACCTCTCTTGCAGCATGCTTTACGGCACCCTCCTTCCCAataattctctcttctctctccatcATCTTCAACAGCTCGACCTCTCTTTCAATGATTTCAACACCTCCCATATTTCTTCTCGATTTGGCCAGTTCTCCAATCTAACACATCTTAACCTAAGTGGTTCAGATCTTGCAGGCCAAGTTCCGTCAGAAATCTCTCACCTCTCCAAAATGGTTTCACTTGATCTCTCTTGGAACTACGATCTAAGTCTAGAACCACTTTGTTTTGACAAGCTTGTTCGAAACCTAACCAAGCTTAGAGAACTCCATCTGAGTTGGGTAAACATGTCACTAGTTGTTCCTGATTCCTTGATGAATCTGTCTTCTTCTCTGTCATCACTTGAAGTCCTCGACTGTGGATTGCAAGGAAAACTCCCATCCTCAATGGGGAAATTTAAGCACCTCCAGTACTTGGATCTTGGAGGGAACAATCTTACTAGTCCAATTCCATATGATTTTGAGCAACTCACTGAGTTGGTTTCACTTGATCTCTCTGGAAACGGCTATCTAAGTCTAGAACCAATTTCCTTTGACAAGCTTGTTCGAAACCTAACCAAGCTTAGAGAACTCGATCTGAGTTCGGTAGACATGTCACTACTTGTTCCCGATTCCTTGATGAATCTGTCTTCTTCTCTGTCATCACTCAAACTCATTGACTGTAGATTGCAAGGAAAACTCCCATCCTTAATGGGGAAATTTAAGCACCTCCAGTACTTGCGTCTTCGAGGGAACAATCTTACTGGTTCAATTCCATGTGATTTTGAGCAACTCATAGAGTTGGTTTCACTTGATCTCTCTGAAAACTTCTATCTAAGTCCAGAACCAATTTGTTTTGACAAGCTTGTTCGAAACTTAACCAAGCTTAGAGAACTCAATTTGGCTTCTGTAAATATGTCTTTGGTTGCACCTAATTCCTTGACCAATCTGTCCTCTTCTTTGTCATCTCTCTCCCTCGGTAAGTGTGGATTGCAGGGGAAATTCCCGGGTAACATCTTTCTCCTCCCAAACCTTGAATTTCTCTATTTGTCAAACAACGAAGGCCTTACTGGCTCTTTTCCTTCGTCCAATTTGAGTAATGTCCTCTTTCTGTTGGGTCTTTCTAATACAagaatttcagtttatttagaAAACGACTTAATCAGTAATCTAAAGTCATTAGAATATATGTCTCTTCGTAATTGTAACATTATAAGGTCAGATCTGGCTCTGCTTGGTAATCTCACACAGCTCACCTATTTAGATCTCTCAAGTAACAATTTTATAGGTGAGATCCCATCATCAATTGGAAACAATaccttttcaaatttaaaatatctattattatttgataacttGTTCAATGGAACAATACCATCCTTTTTGTTTGCTCTTCCCTCTTTACAATTTCTTAACCTTCATAACAATAATCTCATAGGCAATATAAGTGAATTCCAACACCATTCATTGGTAAACCTTGATTTGAGCAGTAACCACTTGCATGGTACAATCCcaagttcaattttcaaacaagagAACTTGGAAGCCCTCATTCTTGTGTCCAATAGTAAATTGACAGGTgagatttcttcttctatttgcaaGCTGAGATCCCTTGAGGTCCTAGACTTGTCCGACAACAGCTTGAGTGGTTCTATACCATTATGTTTGGGGAACTTCAGCAGCAAGCTCTCAGTATTGTTAGAATTATGAGATTCTGCCTTGAGTAAGATAGAGTTAAGTGCAGTtatgttatttgaattttatgtaatcgtttttcttcttcaggATTTGCAGCAGGAACTTTCTGCTAAGTTTGTTATTTCAATTCCAATAATCTCTCAAGTTTGTTGAGAGTTTCAATCCATTACAAGTTCTATGTAAGTCTATATATAGACATttgaaattaatgatattattgatCTTTCTACTCAACTCTGCTATCTTGAATCTGTTTTTCTTATACTTAAACTACAGTTTCCAGAACTAAATATTTCtaacagtggtatcagagctaaaTATCCTTCGGGCTGTGAGGCAAGTATTGTGAGTGACAAACACAGAGAGGGTGAGGCAAGTATTGTGAGTGCTAAACACAGAGAGGGTGAGCAGAAATACTAGTGAGTTATTTTCCTTCTATTTCAATGTCTACTTCAAGTAATATAGCATCTGCAATTCCAATGTTTAGTGGTGAACTCTATCATATTTGGGCTGTCAAAATGAGATTTTATCTAAGATCTCAAGGCTTGTGGAATGTTGTGGTGACTGATTCTGATCCACCACCATTGAATGCAAATCCCACAATCGCTCAAATGAAAGcacatgaagaagaaaaactcaagaAGGACAAAGCCATTACCTGCCTACATTCTGGACTTGCAGATCATATTTTCACCAAAATAATGAATCTGGAAACACCAAAACAAGTATGGGATAAGCTCCAAATTGAATTTGAAGGGAGCAACAGAGTCAAAGCAGTTAAGCTTCTTGCATTTAAAAGGGAATTTGAGTTGATGAAGATGAAAGACAATGAATCTGTCAAAGATTATTCTGGCAGATTAATGGATGTTGTAAATCAAATGAGACTTCTTGGAAATACATTTGAAGATCATAAGGTAGTAGAAAAACTTATGATGTCAGTCCCACAAAAGTTTGAAGCTAAAATCTCTGCAATAGAAGAATCTTGTGATTTGCAAAATCTTACTATTGCAGAGTTAATTAGCAAACTACACGTACAGGAGCAAAGGGTTCATATGAGAGATGATGAGGCTGTTGAAGGGGCTTTCCAAGCAAACAACAAGGGAAGGAGTGCTGGTAACCtgccaagaaaaaaacttgtcaagttttctaaaggaaaaacaagtATACCTTCAAGAAGACAGATTTTCTTACCATGTCCTTATTGCAGAAGAACTAATCATGCTGAGAAAGATTGCTGGTTTAAGGGTAAACCTTCTCTCCAGTGTATGTTCTGTAATAATCTTGGTCATAGTGAGAAATTTTGCAGAATCAAGAAGAAACAATCTCAGCAACAAATACAACAACAAGCAAATGTTTCTGAAGAAGGCAAAGATGATGAGGAGCATCTGTTTATGGCATCACAAGCTAGCAATACTTCTGAGCTAAATACATGGCTTATAGACAGTGGCTGCACTAGTCACATGTCTAAGTTTCTGTCAATCTTTTCTTCTATTGACAGATCAGTTCAACCAAAAATCAAGCTGGGAAATGGAGATATTGTGCAGGCTAAGGGAAAAGGTACTGTTGCGGTCAGCACAAATAGAGGTACTAAAACCATCACAAATGTTCTTTACATTCCAGAACTAGATCAAAATCTCCTTAGTGTTGCACAGATGCTTAGGAATGGTTATGAAGTCTCTTTTAAAGAGAAATTTTGCTTTATCACTGATTCACATAATTCAGAGATAGCAAAAATCAAAATGGATGGTAATAGCTTCTATTTGAAGCTTGATGCTGTTAAAGGACATGTGTTTAGTGCTAAGATTGATGAAAGCATTCTTTGGCATAAAAGATTTGGTCATTACAATCTCAATTCATTAAAGTTGTTGTATGATGCTGGAATGGTAGAAAACATGTCTGAAATTCATGTTACTGCTCATACATGTGGAAGCTGTGAACTGGGAAAGCAACACCGACAACCATTTCCCAAAGGTATATCTAAAAGAGCAACTCACAAGCTGGAGTTAGTCCACTCAGACATATGTGGACCAATGAGCACAGCCTCCTTGAGCAATAATATGTACTTTATATTGTTCATTGATGACTTCAGTAGAATGACTTGGGtttattttctgaaaaccaaGTCACAAGCACTATTAATGTTCAAAAATTTCAAGAGCATGGCTGAAACTCAAAGTGGACAGAAGATCAAGGTGTTGAGAACTGATAATGGAGGAGAGTATATTTCGAAGGAGTTCAATGCCTTTTGTTTAGAAGCTGGGATTGTACACCAACTGACAATTCCATACTCTCCACAGCAGAATGGAGTTTCTGAAAGGAAGAACAGAACTGTGATGGAGATGTCCAGATGTATCTTGTTTGAAAAGAAGTTGCCAAGGTTTCTTTGGGCTGAAGCAGTAAATACTTCAGTATATTTGCTTAATAGACTTCCAACTAAGTCTGTTCAAAGCCAAACACCATTGGAAGCATGGTCTGGTGTCCGGCCTACTGCCAAACATCTCAAAGTGTTTGGATCATTGTGCTACTTTCTTGTACCATCTGCCAAAAGAGGGAAACTGGATGAAAGAGCAGAGAAAGGAATTCTGGTGGGATATGCGACAGAATCAAAAGGCTACAGAATTTTCAATCTGAATGCAACTAAAATTCAGGTCAGCAGAGATGTGCATTTTGATGAGAATTCTTGCTGGAATTGGGACTTAAAAGGAGTTGATCAGAATATAACAGCTGCACTTGAACCAACAGTAAGAAGTATTGGTGTTGAAGTTCAACAAGACATTGGAGCAACTTCAGACACAGCAGTACTTAAAGTTAGGCCATTGTCTGATGTGTACGAAAGATGTAATCTTGTACATGCTGAGCCTACAAACTATACTGAAGCTGCAGGAGTTCCAGCTTGGATTGAAGCAATGAAATCAGAAATTGATTCCATTGAAAGAAATGGGACTTGGAGATTGACTGAACTTCCTGaagataaaaaggaaattgGAGTGAAGTGGGTCTTCAGAACCAAATTCAATCCAGATGGTTCAATCTTCAAAcacaaggctagattggttgTTAAAGGCTTTGCTCAAGTTGCTGGAGTGGATTATGGAGATACTTTTGCACCAGTAGCTAGGCATGACACTATAAGACTCCTACTTGCTCTTGCAGGACAAAAAGGATGGAGAGTATATCATTTAGATGTTAAGTCTGCTTTTCTAAATGGAATACTTCTTGAAGAAATTTATGTTCAGCAACCAGAAGGCTTTGTAGTTGCTGGTAATGAACACAAAGTATACAAGCTACACAAGGCTCTTTATGGCTTGAAGCAAGCACCAAGGGCCTGGTACAGCAGAATTGACACTCATTTGATTCAACTGGGATTCAAGAGAAGTGAAAATGAAGCTACTTTGTATCTGAAACAAGATGAAGATGGTCTACAACTGGTGATATCACTCTATGTAGACGACATGCTAGTTACTGGAAGCAATGCAAAGTTGCTGGAAGAGTTCAAAACAGAAATGCAAGATGTGTTTGAAATGTCTGATCTTGGCATTATGAACTACTTTCTTGGAATGGAGATACATCAATGTAGTTCGGGTATTTTTGTTTCACAAAGGAAATATGCTGTTGATATACTCAAGAAGTTCAAACTTGAGTCATGCAAAGAAGTAGCAACTCCTTTGGCACAAAATGAGAAGATTTCAAAGAATGATGGTGAGAAACTTGAAGATCCCTCTGGATTTAGAAGTTTAGTGGGCAGTTTACTATACTTGACAGCAACTAGACCTGACTTGATGTTTCCAGCTGGTTTGCTGTCAAGGTTCATGAGCTCACCTAGCAATATTCACATGGGAATTGCTAAAAGAGTGTTGAAGTACATTAGAGGAACATCTGATCTTGGCATCTGGTACTTGAAGACAGGAGGAGTAAAACTAATTGGTTATGCAGACAGTGATTGGGCAGGGAGTGTTGATGACATGAAAAGCACCTCTGGATATGTTTTTAACATTGGTTCAGGTGCAATCTGTTGGAATGCAAAGAAGCAAGATGTGGTGGCACAATCAACTGCAGAAGCAGAGTATATCTCTATGGCAGCTGCTGCAAATCAAGCAATTTGGTTGAACAAGTTGCTTGCTGATTTGGGTCAAGATCAAAGCTCACCAACTGAGCTTTATTGTGACAACAAATCTGCTATTGCTATTGCTCTAAATCCGGTTCAACATGGCAGAACCAAGCATATCAATGTGAAATTTCATTCTATAAGAGAAGCTGAGAAAAATCTGCTTATAAAGCTACACTATTGTCCAACAGATGTTCAACTTGCTGATATAATGACTAAAGCTCTTCCTAGATCAAGGCTGGAATTTCTAAGG
This window contains:
- the LOC7496450 gene encoding receptor-like protein 9DC3, with protein sequence MGFTPPCLSQSLFFILFLFHFHSTISSPLSSNYQSLSLLQFKQSFSIDSSASSEYCQYPLPKTESWKEGTDCCLWDGVTCDLKTGHVTGLDLSCSMLYGTLLPNNSLFSLHHLQQLDLSFNDFNTSHISSRFGQFSNLTHLNLSGSDLAGQVPSEISHLSKMVSLDLSWNYDLSLEPLCFDKLVRNLTKLRELHLSWVNMSLVVPDSLMNLSSSLSSLEVLDCGLQGKLPSSMGKFKHLQYLDLGGNNLTSPIPYDFEQLTELVSLDLSGNGYLSLEPISFDKLVRNLTKLRELDLSSVDMSLLVPDSLMNLSSSLSSLKLIDCRLQGKLPSLMGKFKHLQYLRLRGNNLTGSIPCDFEQLIELVSLDLSENFYLSPEPICFDKLVRNLTKLRELNLASVNMSLVAPNSLTNLSSSLSSLSLGKCGLQGKFPGNIFLLPNLEFLYLSNNEGLTGSFPSSNLSNVLFLLGLSNTRISVYLENDLISNLKSLEYMSLRNCNIIRSDLALLGNLTQLTYLDLSSNNFIGEIPSSIGNNTFSNLKYLLLFDNLFNGTIPSFLFALPSLQFLNLHNNNLIGNISEFQHHSLVNLDLSSNHLHGTIPSSIFKQENLEALILVSNSKLTGEISSSICKLRSLEVLDLSDNSLSGSIPLCLGNFSSKLSVLLEL